The Salvelinus fontinalis isolate EN_2023a chromosome 13, ASM2944872v1, whole genome shotgun sequence DNA segment GCGAAtggaccaaattcacatagaagtgTGTTTTGTCATTCTCATTAAACAAGTATAAGAAGCGGTAGATGTGTTAGATTTGcgttatttctatgcttccctttAAGTTTAATTTGCGCATGTTTTACTTTCGTTTTTGTCCAACTGAAAACACAATATGTTTGGTTATGGGAAATAGATTcaaacagtggtttagatggaacaAGCATTCTCTACAGTATACTTGTTTGTCACCATAAACTGAAATTAAGCTAACTATTAAAatgttagcaaccaggaaatggcggagtgatttctgcatagtgcatctttaaatgcTAGGTACCCATCAAGATGCATTGACTGTATTGTACTGGTATGATAGATTAAGCTGCGGGTAATTTATATCTGATCGATGGTTGTGGGCCGGAACTAATACTGATAATActatttgtacactgcaaattgtcCACAATTAAGcacaaaaacacattttatttgtaaataacaattaCATACCTTAATTAAACAATTTTTTTGCTGAAAATCCTggtgatatatttttttatacccaAAACAAACAACCCTCAAACAGAGGGACCTAAAAAGATCCCTCGCTGGTATGTTTTGGCCCGAGGGCAGCTTGTTGCCGACCCCTGATGTATAGTAGCTTACTTTGACTGTCTCTCAAGCCAGGGCTGACCGATCATAAAATAACCATGGCAGATGGAGAGGGATTTGTGGTGCGTATTCGTGGCCTTCCCTGGTCTTGCGCTGTGGATGAAGTGGCAAGATTTTTCTctggtaaaaaaacaaacatggatacttgtttttttctctccccctAATAAAAACAAAGTCTGTAAGTATGTCGTAAGTTTTTCAGGTGACTAAATTGTTGCAATAATATTCCAGATTGTAAAGTTGCAAACAATGGGACAAGCATCCATTTCACCTACACTCGTGAGGGTAGGCCAAGCGGCGAGGCCTTCGTAGAGCTGGAGTCAGAGGACGACCTGAAGATTGCAGTCAAGAAAGACCGAGAGACCCTGGGTCACCGATATGTGGAAGGTATTCATTAATTTTGTTTGTCTTCTGATTCCAATAGTATCTTGAATTATGATTATCTTCAAGGTGATTGTGCCAACAGGTTCTGATATGAGATTAGATGCTAAAGAATCTACATGTTCTGTTTTCTGTCTCAGTATTCAAATCGAACAACGTGGAGATGGACTGGGTCATGAAGCACACCGGTCCAAACAGCCCAGAGACTGAGGGGGACGGGCTTGTGAGGCTGCGTGGACTTCCCTTCGGCTGTAGCAAGGAGGAGATTGTCCAGTTCTTCTTAGGTGTGTTTGGTGCCCTTTGTCCTCCAGTCCAATTAAGATTATCACCCTCAGTTGATATCAAAATAGCTTTGAAAATACACTGCCTGTAGTTCTAGACTTGGCTGAAGGAAAATTCTTATCTTAATGGCCTCTTGACATTTAATTGGGATCTGATCTCTGTGATATGACATCACTATGATAGTCCATCAGAACTGAGACTTAATTAGAGCCCAGATGGATACTTCTGTTTTGGATTAGTCTTACATTAGTCGTCCACTCAACCATAGCACCACTCTATTAATTGGTGCAAACAAGCACTaacttcatttctccctactatTCTATGGGTCCCTTTTTTATTTTATGTTCACAGAATGAAGTACAAAAAAACAGTAAGTAAATAAATTATGCAAATGCTGACAGTCATCTGGAACGCTGTTCATAAGGTTATTTTTCATAGGGTTCTCGTGTCtgatgtgtttttttccccccttttcattttgttatttttgaaGAAAAAGAGCAACAACTCTGTGAATGGGCATGTGATTTAATATGTCCCCCCCGCTGGGGTTATCTGTCCTTGGGTTGAAGGGTTGGAAATCGTGCCAAATGGGATTACATTGCCGGTGGACTTCCAGGGGAGGAGTACGGGGGAGGCCTTCGTGCAGTTTGCTTCACAGGATATAGCTGAAAAGGCTCTAAAGAAACACAAGGAAAGAATAGGGCACAGGTGGGGATGGATGGTTGGCTGGCTAAGCTGCTTTTCTTATGGTATTCACCTGTTACCACAATCGTCTTCTGTGGTAATGACACATGCCAAGAACCTGCACATGCTACAAGGACCATTCATACATGTATCCATTTCAGATCATCGCCCATAGTCTCTTCGAATTCAGAGACGCACCTCGTATTTTTGGGCCAAAACATACCTCAGTGCTGAGTGATTGTCCTGGACTTGGTTTTGTGAGGAAGTTTTCGAATGACTTCCACTCAAAGGTGTCAGGAAACACCTTTTGTAATGTAGATGGAGAATTCAGAATATACATCACTAAACTGGGCCAGATACAAATAAAATGCTTttcatctacccccccccccctccccccccaattCCAGTTAATTTTGAATCGAATTTAAATGTGTTCTCTAAAAATGGCACCTTGACACCATGGTGTTTTTGCCCAAGATGGTACCAGTTTTCACTCTGCACTAATCCACAGGCCCTCATGGCACACAGATGTAACTGAGACCCAGTCTTCCTTGGGCCATGGATCCTGCAGTCACAAGGAAAGCTTTGATTTTCTGGGGTCAATAATGGCATTTATTTATTAATGGCATAATGGCAACACTGACAGTGTACTTCTCTATGGTTCTTTTGAGTAACCATAAGAAAAAGTGTTTCATTTTTCCTGATTTCTCAGTGGTCGTTTATTTAAAAAATCTACAGGAAAATAGCTGTAGCATTCCAGTGGCTATATGTCACTAACCCTAACAAGAGAAGCCTCAATGTTCAGTCAGTGAAAGTCACAACTAATTTGAGACATTACTTGTCTTATCGATATTATGATTGACATGCATGGATGTGAGTAACAGGATGGAAATGCTACAGTCCTATGTCCTTAGTGCTACCTGGTTTTTGTTTTGCTCGTGTACAGTATTCTCCTCAATAGTCGTTAAACAATTTGGTACTAGCACCCTGGCCTAATGCTTGTCTGTGTGCCTTTTTAGGTATATTGAGATATTCAAGAGCAGCAATGCAGAGGTGCGGACGAACTACGAGCCCCCACGCAAAACCATGGGCGGCATGCAGAGACCAGGCCCCTACGACCGGCCCGGTGGTGGAGGCGGCCGTGGCTACAACGGCATGAGCCGAGGAGGCTCTTTCGACAGGATGCGTCGTGGGGGCTACGGTGGAGGTGAGGCTGGTGAGAATATAGTTCAGTTCTCTGTCCCTGCCATCCCTCTTCTTCTTTTCTTCTTCACGTTCTGCTGTGTCTTTGGAAATCACAGGTGGATGGTGATGGGACACAGCAGTATGGGAAAACTTACCATGTTTTTGGATGTTAGACTGTATACTGGAGTTGTGTATATTTCtactgtgtttgtgggtggaaCTAATCATAAGCCTTCTAACTCTGTGGACTTTCCTAGGTTCAGATCGTTATAGTGACAGTGGTTCAAGTTTTCAGAGTACGACCGGACACTGCGTGCACATGAGGGGTCTTCCTTACCGGGCAACAGAGACTGACATCTACAGTGTGAGTACCAGAACTAGTTATGTAATATACACACTCAGTCACTGACTTGTAATGCTAATTGTTGCCGTATTCCCCCCCCCATGTAGTTTTTCTCTCCGCTGAACCCAGTGCGTGTGCACATCGAGGTCGGGCCAGACGGGAGGGTGACAGGAGAGGCTGACGTGGAGTTTGCCACGCATGAGGATGCTGTGGCAGCCATGTCGAAGGATAAAGCCAACATGCGTGAGTCTGCAGTAATTTAATGTGCTGTGTGTGGGTCATCAtcactgtgtctgtctgggtAGTTGCATCCTAAACCTTCTGTCTTTTTTAATCCAATCAAGATGTTTGCCTTGTTTCACACTGCCCTCTCTTCCTCAGAGCACCGTTATGTTGAGTTGTTCCTCAACTCGACAGCAGGGGGCAGCAATGGTGGCTATGGTGGACAGATGATGGGGGCTATGGGTGAGTTTTTATGGGAAGTAGATGAAGGCATAAAAGTTTATTCTGGGCCAACGGGTGTATTTCTGTGTGCAGAATCAGTTTGGCTTTAATTGGACATACACCATATTGTTGTAAGGTATTTTATTTGACAGAGTTCTATTTTCCACAGCCAACCAGTCTTCCTATGGAGGCAACCAACAGATGAATACTGGTTATACAGGTGGTTACAGCAGCCAGTCCAGCATGGGGGGGTACAATGATTACAGTAAGTGTCAGCTCTCTGCTGCCTGTCACAGGAGAGTTGTTACTAACATTACGCCACAGTTTctttcttttcatttttttacTTACCATATCAGATAAGAAAAATTCCTAACCTCTACATATATTTTACATCCTGGCCCTACATAGTTCACGATTTGCATCACCAAAATATTACATGGGGTCATATATGCTTGGAAAGCGGACATGCCAAAAAGTTAACATTGCTAGAAGCACATTGCCATTGTGGAGACAGCGGCCCGTTTACTAGCAAAGAGATTTGTTGTGGCAAATTTAACTAGGGTTTGGAATTGCCAATGTACCTCACGATAAGATATACAttgcgattctcatgattctatatgtattgtgattccatactgtgattttattgctcATCATATGTCTGTTGCAGAGGGATGAGAAATCCATGATAGCTAGTTTTGattagtcatggaaataaaagtgctaaaAACAAATTGTCTCCCTGTGGAGAATAAGCTATGAGGGAACAATAATGGGTGTTtcggtgcaggtacagccaactagctcaAATTTTGCAATATTGTCAATACAATATATCGTAAAATAATATAATTAGGTAACTATTGATTTTCCCCCCCCCGCCCCAATCCctaaaatgaatggtaaataactgACTTGTTTACCCCACATTTAGCTAAGAtgattagctagccagctaaaatGTTTTAGTTATCAGTCACGTCTACACTATTTTAATAACCATGTCAACAACATGTGTCCAAAAAATTACATGGTGTCTCCAATTTTTGTTGTCATTTTACCATTGTGGTGCGCATCCATGAGTATCCACTTTCTATGTATATTTTTGCGTAGTTTGTATTGGAGAAGGTAAGTCTGCGTCGGTAATAATGTTGCTATTTCTTATTCCTGTTAGGTAATCAGAGCGGGATGAGCAGCAGTTACTATGGCAGCAGCCGTGGCTCCGTGGGCATGAATGGCAGCATGGGAGCGGGATGGGGCATGTAGGGGTTCCGGGGGGCGGGCAGCCGGAAAACTATGTTCTTCGCTGTTGGCAAAGtatgttatgtttttttttttgcgaGTGTTACAGATTCTGTACAGACTGGAGTGGTTCAACTCTAATGTATGAAAGATGA contains these protein-coding regions:
- the LOC129867934 gene encoding heterogeneous nuclear ribonucleoprotein H-like isoform X2; the encoded protein is MADGEGFVVRIRGLPWSCAVDEVARFFSDCKVANNGTSIHFTYTREGRPSGEAFVELESEDDLKIAVKKDRETLGHRYVEVFKSNNVEMDWVMKHTGPNSPETEGDGLVRLRGLPFGCSKEEIVQFFLGLEIVPNGITLPVDFQGRSTGEAFVQFASQDIAEKALKKHKERIGHRYIEIFKSSNAEVRTNYEPPRKTMGGMQRPGPYDRPGGGGGRGYNGMSRGGSFDRMRRGGYGGGSDRYSDSGSSFQSTTGHCVHMRGLPYRATETDIYSFFSPLNPVRVHIEVGPDGRVTGEADVEFATHEDAVAAMSKDKANMQHRYVELFLNSTAGGSNGGYGGQMMGAMANQSSYGGNQQMNTGYTGGYSSQSSMGGYNDYSNQSGMSSSYYGSSRGSVGMNGSMGAGWGM
- the LOC129867934 gene encoding heterogeneous nuclear ribonucleoprotein H-like isoform X1, encoding MADGEGFVVRIRGLPWSCAVDEVARFFSDCKVANNGTSIHFTYTREGRPSGEAFVELESEDDLKIAVKKDRETLGHRYVEVFKSNNVEMDWVMKHTGPNSPETEGDGLVRLRGLPFGCSKEEIVQFFLGLEIVPNGITLPVDFQGRSTGEAFVQFASQDIAEKALKKHKERIGHRYIEIFKSSNAEVRTNYEPPRKTMGGMQRPGPYDRPGGGGGRGYNGMSRGGSFDRMRRGGYGGGEAGSDRYSDSGSSFQSTTGHCVHMRGLPYRATETDIYSFFSPLNPVRVHIEVGPDGRVTGEADVEFATHEDAVAAMSKDKANMQHRYVELFLNSTAGGSNGGYGGQMMGAMANQSSYGGNQQMNTGYTGGYSSQSSMGGYNDYSNQSGMSSSYYGSSRGSVGMNGSMGAGWGM